One segment of Paenibacillus rhizovicinus DNA contains the following:
- a CDS encoding glycosyl hydrolase family 18 protein, whose amino-acid sequence MLIVIWLGWDRLAPNNTIVKPDYGAEHPLLYHGQVIEQGALIDGEQIRIPISFIQDQLGLKEEVYYESKTGSIVLTTANKVLRMQTNALTAKLNKSPYQLRIAAEVVNKVAYIPTQPLQELFGLQVSYNADTNIVTVLSAGDAVQLGAKSKGKMTIRRGPSIKEPIYESVAEKKEVRVWGEEDKWYLVQSADGTLGYADKSSVALTNIEQIKPLQDVPSYQAWKAIGTKINLTWEAVYSKTPSPDAIGELTGVNVVSPTWFELTDGNGSIKGKADMNYVNWAHKQNMQIWAVFSNSFDPDMTTQALASTASRQKMIQQLATFAQMYKLQGINIDFENIYTPDKANLVQFVRELTPYMHEMGVVVSIDVTPKSNSEMWSLYLDRAELGKVVDYMMIMAYDEHWASSPNSGSVASLPWTEQAVKKILTEDKVPPSKVVLGMPLYTRQWTEKTDKDGKVAVTSKTLGMESVQNIIKQRGLKPVVDEESGQRYVEYTQDGALQRIWIEDSLSMKARIALVKKYQLAGAATWQRQFQSDDIWGIIHQSLTQLP is encoded by the coding sequence ATGCTCATAGTCATTTGGCTCGGCTGGGATCGGCTCGCGCCTAACAATACGATCGTCAAGCCCGATTACGGAGCAGAGCATCCTCTGCTATACCATGGACAAGTTATTGAGCAAGGCGCCCTGATCGACGGGGAGCAAATCCGTATTCCGATCTCGTTTATTCAGGATCAGCTGGGATTGAAAGAAGAAGTTTATTACGAGAGCAAGACAGGTTCCATCGTGCTGACGACGGCTAACAAAGTGCTTCGCATGCAGACGAATGCCTTGACCGCAAAGCTGAACAAATCACCTTACCAGCTTCGGATTGCTGCCGAAGTCGTGAATAAGGTTGCCTATATTCCGACGCAGCCGCTTCAGGAGTTGTTTGGCCTGCAAGTAAGCTACAATGCCGACACTAATATTGTTACGGTTCTCTCGGCTGGCGATGCGGTCCAATTAGGGGCGAAGTCGAAGGGGAAAATGACGATTCGTCGCGGTCCTTCGATTAAGGAGCCGATTTACGAAAGCGTCGCGGAGAAGAAGGAAGTCCGTGTATGGGGTGAAGAGGACAAATGGTATTTGGTCCAAAGCGCCGATGGTACGCTTGGTTATGCGGACAAGTCTTCTGTCGCCTTGACCAACATCGAGCAAATCAAGCCTTTGCAGGACGTGCCTTCATACCAGGCATGGAAGGCAATCGGGACCAAAATCAATTTAACCTGGGAAGCCGTATACTCGAAAACGCCAAGTCCGGATGCGATCGGGGAGTTAACTGGCGTCAATGTCGTGTCGCCTACCTGGTTCGAGCTGACGGACGGCAATGGCAGCATCAAAGGTAAAGCCGACATGAACTACGTCAATTGGGCGCATAAGCAAAATATGCAGATTTGGGCGGTATTCAGCAACAGTTTCGACCCGGATATGACCACGCAGGCATTGGCGAGCACCGCATCCAGGCAGAAAATGATTCAACAGCTGGCTACTTTTGCGCAAATGTACAAGCTGCAAGGGATCAACATCGATTTTGAAAATATCTATACGCCCGACAAAGCGAACCTCGTTCAGTTTGTTCGCGAATTAACGCCTTATATGCATGAGATGGGCGTGGTCGTATCCATCGACGTTACTCCGAAATCCAATAGCGAGATGTGGTCGTTGTACCTGGATCGCGCGGAGCTTGGGAAGGTCGTCGATTATATGATGATTATGGCTTACGACGAGCATTGGGCATCCAGTCCCAATTCGGGCTCGGTTGCCTCGCTCCCATGGACGGAACAGGCAGTGAAGAAGATTTTGACGGAAGACAAAGTTCCGCCAAGCAAAGTCGTGCTCGGCATGCCGCTGTATACGAGGCAGTGGACGGAGAAGACGGACAAGGACGGCAAAGTCGCCGTTACCTCCAAGACACTCGGCATGGAATCGGTCCAGAACATCATCAAGCAGCGCGGTCTGAAGCCCGTCGTCGACGAGGAATCCGGACAAAGGTACGTCGAATACACGCAGGACGGCGCATTGCAGCGCATCTGGATCGAAGATTCGTTATCTATGAAGGCTAGGATTGCTTTGGTGAAGAAGTATCAGCTGGCCGGAGCGGCAACCTGGCAGCGCCAATTCCAATCCGACGACATTTGGGGCATCATTCATCAATCATTGACCCAGCTTCCATAA
- a CDS encoding Fur family transcriptional regulator, translating to MGATVEQALEQLKSTGVRMTPQRHAILSFLMHSMTHPTADEIYKSLSPAFPSMSVATIYNNLRLFVEAGLIRELTYGDDSSRFDADLSEHYHAICRTCRTIVDFDYPPLTDVEAAATKETGFKVEGHRMEIYGQCAGCASRHRAN from the coding sequence ATGGGTGCGACCGTGGAACAAGCTTTGGAGCAATTGAAAAGTACCGGCGTCCGTATGACCCCGCAGCGTCACGCAATCTTAAGTTTTCTCATGCACTCCATGACTCATCCGACTGCGGACGAAATTTATAAATCGCTCTCGCCTGCGTTTCCAAGCATGAGCGTGGCCACCATATACAATAACCTGCGGCTGTTTGTCGAAGCGGGACTGATTCGGGAACTGACTTACGGGGACGATTCCAGCAGGTTCGATGCCGATTTATCCGAGCATTATCACGCGATTTGCCGTACTTGCCGCACGATCGTCGACTTCGATTATCCGCCTTTGACGGATGTTGAGGCCGCGGCTACTAAGGAGACCGGGTTCAAGGTGGAAGGTCACCGCATGGAGATCTATGGACAGTGCGCGGGCTGCGCATCGCGGCATAGGGCCAACTAA